In Theileria annulata chromosome 3, complete sequence, *** SEQUENCING IN PROGRESS ***, the sequence TATTGAGACTTGGACTTTGTGGTTCAGTGGTGCTTTTATTGGTATATGCCGCTTTATCGATGTTGAGAGTTATCTCCTTACTAGAATAGCTTCCATCTGTGTTGCTTGTAAGTGTCAGATGGCCATAATAGTTGAAAGGGGAAGTGGTCTTATTACCACAATTATCGGCATGACTTTCACCAAAGTTTTGTTCAGTATCTATAGTATAATCTTTAGAACTAGAACTAGAAGTATCAGCTGGTTTGAGCTGTAGTTCTTTGATGCAATTTCTTTGATTTGGATCAGTTGGGTGGTATTCAGTAGACTTAGATATGTAAGCTAAAGTCCACACAATAGCTGCCACCAGTGATATCTTAATAACTATAAGGATATCAAAGAAGTGATAGAACCTATTATCGACAAAATTAGCAGgtttattttcttcaccGATGTTGCAGTCGAAGTCTGGTGGTGTTCCTTGTGGGTCTATGGGTATGTGTTTTTTGTAATGTCGCCAGCCACCAAAACCTGGGTCAGTATCGCCTTCTTTATGTGGTTGGTATTTGGATTTAGTTTTAGGACATCAGTCTGACCACTGACAGATGATGGATGGCCATACAATGCCATAGTATTTAGGACCACATATAACCCTGttatatacattaaaattaatccGGGCATCTACAACTCCCTTGTATCCACCAGTTTTACTACCAGCTTCGTATGCAGCAGCTTGTGACTGGACCAACTCGAATTTAGATTTGACATCTTGGTATTTCTGTTTAACACTATCGGCTTTCTTATGTACATCTGGTGAAAGAATGTAAGCACCAGCAAGTTGATAGAGTGCTTCCCGAAGATTATTTGGAGCGGCAGAACCTGGCTGATCTTTATCACCGACAGCATCCTTGAGTAGTTCTTCAGGTTTATACACTTCATTGAATGCTTCCCATGCGGATTCGACTGCTTCATATAGAGGTTCCTTATTGGCATCGGTATATGTAACTTCTTGTCTCTTAACTTTGCCGAATGCACTGCTGACTTCTTGGTATTTCTGTGTGACAGCTTGGGCCGGAGCAGTTAGTTTATGACCAGGAGCAGTAGCAAGTTCTTTGAGTTTAACGCGAAGTTTACCCGTAGCAGAGGTTTCATCAGCCTCGGCAAGACTACTGGCAGAATTCTCATCAACAGGATTAGCTTTCTTTACTTCGATATCAAGTGAATTGGTTCTCTGATATAGTTCCTTAGCCAAGTGTCGAAGTTTACCAGGAGTATCTTGATCACCAGATGCGACCGTGTAGTTTTGTGATCTCGGAGAAGTTTAGTATCTTATCATAGACATCTTTGAGAGCATCGAACTGAGTCTTAAATTAGTCTGCTCATCAGTCTCAACCAGTCAAGTGTATCATATGTTCCAAATTGTAGAGTTGTTTATTACGTTGGTGGCATCACCATAAACACTACCAGGATTAGTGGTTAGTTTTCCAGCTTCAGAAGCTAGTGTTGTGGCTTTAGTACCGACTTGAGTATTACTAGTAACCTTAGCATGAATTGTTTTGGCCGCAGACTAGAGTTCTTTGGGTTTAACTTTGATTTAGGTATGATGTTGACAGTTATAAGAATCATGAGATTCAGTAGCCTGTTAAGAGGTTGTTTAAGTTTGTCACTCTTTAGTGTAACATCTGACTTTTTCAAACATCTAGTGATAAAGCCCAAGCGCTAGCCATTGCAATGACTGGTGATAATACTCCTGGTAAACAAGAAGCCCAAACAGTTGTCAATTAAGTAGGTGCCGCAGAAGGTAAAAGTGATCAAGATACACCATCAGACAATTTAGATAGGACTAGGATCATCAGCTGAAGAAGTTACTAGTAGTGATGATCAGGATGCTGACAATACCCAAGACTAAGGTAGTCGGTGAAAATGAAGTATCATTTAGTATTATTCATAAAAGAACTGTATACTCCTATATATTTCTGATATATCCTAATACtcttatatacctaaaatacTTACTACTTAATAGCctaatattactattgGTACTAATACTCCATACAACAACTATAACACATAAGTACTTAATACAACTACTCTAAACTCATCCACTCTAAACCCAGACACCACTCAACTCGATCTACCTATAACCATTCACCAACATATACATAAACAAATCTAAAACCACAAAGATGACAACCACTAACACATACATACATACATAACCAATGAttagttaaataaataCATGTCAGGTGGTCATTCTTTTGAATACATAAAAGTAAATCTCTACGTAAATCAGTTGTAAACAATGATCTAAGATTAtgattagttattttgCTGGCTCTTTTACACCAATAGCAGAACGCGTTCCATTTCGTCATACCTTCTGTGGGCCAATGAGCAGGATCATgacttttatattcaataatGTATCCTTCTGAATAAAACGCTAGGAAGATCATAAACAGAGCTCCAATATATTGCGCTGGTAGCATAACATAATCAGCACCATTATTACCTATGACACCTGGAAACCCCAAAGCAAGAAGAATCTCATGACACATATAGAATGTAATGCTGAGGATGGTAGACATCTTAGGTTGATTAATGATACTACGGGAAAGTGAAGAATCTCTATAATGAAGTGAGTAAATGAATATGACGGCAAGAGTGATCTTAATAACTATGAGTAGATCAAAGAAGTGCCAGAACCAATTAGGAACAAATTGATTTTCACCACCATCATCGGTTTTGCAGCTGAAGTCAGGTGATAGTCCAGTTGGGTTTTTCGGTATGTGTTTTTTGTAATGTCGCCAGCCGCCGAAACCAGGATCTTTATCGGGTTCAGAGCCATTTTTATGTGGTTGGTATGCGGATTTAGGTGAATACTCTGTGGTAGCTTGATTAAATGATCCTTTGATAAGTAGTGCTACAATGACGGGTGGAAATATCGTAGCAATCAGAAGTACCATCTCAATCTTATCAATGAGATAAAATGGTACAATCATACCTGGTGCTAAACCAGGATAAATAGCATACACCAGTCCCATACCTACTATCACCATTAGTGTAGGTGAAATAACTTCCCAGTGAGGTTTGGAAATATTCTTGTCAAATGGCTGAATATGATACTTATTATCAGTTTTGTGAGTTGATAGGAATGATACGGTCCAGAGAGTAGCtgtaataaatgaaatggTGATTGCTACAGATATGTCAATCACTACAATTAGAAAATCTGAATTCCATTTCCTTCGATTACCAAATATCAGTGTTGcaaaataatgaattaatgATGTTAGTGCTGGAAATGAATTTTCACCAGCAACATAGACaggtatataattaaaatccACAGCATAAACCAATGTCATATTGATACCAAAGATGAATCCAGATACTGCAATGACACCATAATAGGCAGTTACATTACCATAGTCACCACCCATCAAATATACAACTAGAAGTACTACGTATGTGATGAAGTCTGACCACATAGTAAATATGGAAGGATAGATGATAGTCCATTGCTTAAGTTGCTTGGACTTGTTTTCGCTGTCGCCGTAGTCTCCTAGTTTGAGTTTGTCGCCGTAgtatttgaataatattttcacaCCATTATCAAGTATGTTACCCAGAAGCATACTTGGCAGACACCAGAGTTCCAAGGCACTAGCCATTCTTCTAACAAACACACTAAAAAGATTCTCAGGTAACTTGTATCTAATGAGTGCATATGGAGCAGAACTATAAGCAAGTCGAATATTAAGCATCATAGATAGACCAGCAAAGACAAATGAAGCTGTCAAATATGGACAGTCATCACCAGTAAAATTCAGTGCAGCATCAGTATGGGTACAGCCGAGTTCCATTGTTTAGGGGTACAGTCGGTTTGTTTAAGAGTAGTTAGTTTGATTGGTTTGTTGTCACCAGGTTAGTCCTATAGGTTATTAGTAATAGCTGTTAATAATACAAGCTTTTATGAGTGATATCCttttttactatattacagaaatattacttaaaatcacagtatccatcagaacaaacattaaaataaatcataataaaaaatcagGGTTCAATTGGTAGTAtccatataaatattatctCAAGTGGAATAGGGAAATTGGTAACTATTAGAAAAAGGAATTgataagaaattaaaaataggaatttaaaacaaatatttagtGTTAGTTAGGGatttacattatataattaatttatactaGTTATGTAGTTACTTCCCATAT encodes:
- a CDS encoding Theileria-specific integral membrane protein, putative (Contains 10 putative transmembrane domains;~10 probable transmembrane helices predicted for TA18655 by TMHMM2.0 at aa 20-42, 119-141, 151-173, 213-235, 264-286, 299-318, 387-409, 429-451, 461-483 and 550-572) — protein: MELGCTHTDAALNFTGDDCPYLTASFVFAGLSMMLNIRLAYSSAPYALIRYKLPENLFSVFVRRMASALELWCLPSMLLGNILDNGVKILFKYYGDKLKLGDYGDSENKSKQLKQWTIIYPSIFTMWSDFITYVVLLVVYLMGGDYGNVTAYYGVIAVSGFIFGINMTLVYAVDFNYIPVYVAGENSFPALTSLIHYFATLIFGNRRKWNSDFLIVVIDISVAITISFITATLWTVSFLSTHKTDNKYHIQPFDKNISKPHWEVISPTLMVIVGMGLVYAIYPGLAPGMIVPFYLIDKIEMVLLIATIFPPVIVALLIKGSFNQATTEYSPKSAYQPHKNGSEPDKDPGFGGWRHYKKHIPKNPTGLSPDFSCKTDDGGENQFVPNWFWHFFDLLIVIKITLAVIFIYSLHYRDSSLSRSIINQPKMSTILSITFYMCHEILLALGFPGVIGNNGADYVMLPAQYIGALFMIFLAFYSEGYIIEYKSHDPAHWPTEGMTKWNAFCYWCKRASKITNHNLRSLFTTDLRRDLLLCIQKNDHLTCIYLTNHWLCMYVCVSGCHLCGFRFVYVYVGEWL
- a CDS encoding uncharacterized protein (1 probable transmembrane helix predicted for TA18650 by TMHMM2.0 at aa 279-301); the encoded protein is MVMPPTSQNYTVASGDQDTPGKLRHLAKELYQRTNSLDIEVKKANPVDENSASSLAEADETSATGKLRVKLKELATAPGHKLTAPAQAVTQKYQEVSSAFGKVKRQEVTYTDANKEPLYEAVESAWEAFNEVYKPEELLKDAVGDKDQPGSAAPNNLREALYQLAGAYILSPDVHKKADSVKQKYQDVKSKFELVQSQAAAYEAGSKTGGYKGVVDARINFNVYNRVICEGDTDPGFGGWRHYKKHIPIDPQGTPPDFDCNIGEENKPANFVDNRFYHFFDILIVIKISLVAAIVWTLAYISKSTEYHPTDPNQRNCIKELQLKPADTSSSSSKDYTIDTEQNFGESHADNCGNKTTSPFNYYGHLTLTSNTDGSYSSKEITLNIDKAAYTNKSTTEPQSPSLNTGTLVLTPTGDINNGCGPHNLTRTVNGLNLTLTGTDTNFQ